GCAATTTTCCAACAACTTATATATGCTTCTAGCGTTCTAAATttttcaaggattttaatagaAACTTCAATATATAGCGAttcttataaaaattgtaacaaCAATCATTAGATGCATGTAAAATCTTTCATGATCGGCCATGGCAATaagattttaaagttttattagtctcattttaatagaaaagtATGAAGATTGAGCACAAAGGTTGATTGATTGATCTTTTAGGCTTGAATTATATCTCTTGTTGTTGTATGATCTTTGGAAGCTAGTATTGATACCCCCTAATTGATTTGCAACCATTATGGTTGTTGGAGATATGAATAGAGTCGTTGGCGATGTGAAAACTAGTGCATTTAATCCACCTGCCAATACCAGATAAAATTTATCGATTCCATATGAAAAGTATCGATACAATATTGATACTTAGCTAATTTGTGAAAGAcaaaatgtcaatttggtatcatttttaaaaggtgtatcaatattttgaaaactatcgatactttttggctTGGAGCTATACTGACTTGTTTTAAAAACAGTTTGACTAGTTGAAAGAATTAttacttgattaaaatcattttaacttgatttcaaTACTTTTTGGCCTGGAGCTATACTGACTTGTTTTAAAAACAGTTTGACTAGTTGAAAGAATTAttacttgattaaaatcattttaacttgatttcaaTACTTTTGGCACGGAGCTATCTTGACTTGTTTTAAAAAGCAGTTTGACtagttgaaataattattacttgattaaaatcattttaactttattttaaagttgattcaaaatttttctaagagttcaaagtaaaaattcaaaattttatctcttagacttcatttgagaaattattttgtttaactttaacttttattcaaaaacactttaatttgttatatcaaaatatattatcaaataaagcttagtttaacaatctcccttttgatataataaaacattcggtaaattcatttttgaataaattactACCCTTAATGaaagtcattttcaatttaaggcCTAaagaaattgatataaaataagaataattgaCATTCATTTTTACTTTGAAAAGAATGATCACATAATTTGcataaagttaatatttagcacaatatcaatcaatttacttttactttctcccctttttgttatataaaataaatcaaataaaactttAGGAGAAAAAGATGGttagtttaagtttttatatataaagaacAAACTAACATTCACTACAATAAAATAGGCATATTGTGACACTTTTATTTACATAGGTCGACACAAAAAAGGTTGGCATAAGCCCCCCGACAATTCTCTCGACGCTTCCAAAAATGTTGTTCTTAGTGTCGTTAGCATAGGTGTAGGGACGTTTTTGAAAATGCGTTGACATAATTCAACATAGGCCGACTTTTATTGAAGGGTTGTTAAAGTCCTAGTCAAGGTTGACATTTAAAAAATGTTGCGATAGGAGGAAATAAACAACCCAAAAAAGGTTGAAATAAAGCATTCATATGTCGACTTTTAAATAGTTGGGATAGACCATTCTATGCCAACCTTAAAAATGTTGGGATAGACCTTGTCTGTGCCAATACCTTACATAGTTGGCTCAGGTCCCatattttttacgatttttttcTCGACTTTTGAACAGCCTATTTTGGcaaaatattagaaaagttgTATGTGTTGGGTTTGGACAAACTtgatgtaacagcccgattctgggcctagtcagaacagtagtttcgggaccacaaatccgacaagggaaaatatgattattattatatttttatggtctacaattttgaggaaaaatttcgtaaaaatttcgttcaaaaatttcgacgtttgggcactcaatttaatcaaaaggactaaattgtaaaaagtacaaaagttgagttctacatgttagaagtgtcaaattattatgaaattctaaattggaggttcttatgttgtaattagaccattatttaattgatggacaaaaatgggcatagaattagtgaaatagatttttttagtaaggacattttagtcatttagtaataaaaagaaataaaatgggaaaaagatggaaaatggtgtcatcttctccatagttgctgccaaattttggaagacaccatagctagggtttctttgctttctcaagctcatagtaagtgcatcctagccccgtttttaatgttcttcgcatttttgaaatcctcgtagctcggtttaggttattttatcaataattcatgttagggttcatatttagaaaaaatacccatatgtgaaaagtgtttattttgctgttttatgtggaatatgaagctagaaattatgttaaacaacttttgctaagcgattttaaacgaaaacgggtaaattgacataatcggtaaaaatacctaatgttcaaaagtgtgtgttagagtgagaatttgatgttgttatagaagggaaaaatgttcagcatgtcataaaacataagaataagtgatgaagtttaatttccgagcttagggacaaaagtgtaattatgcaaaagtttgggggcaaaattgtaatttttcaaaaagttggttggtggattattttaataaatgtgaacattaaatgagttaaatttgccattatagatcaagaaaaatgagaagactgcctcaaacggggaaaagagaagatagtgaagtaaattgcaaaatttcgatattttgcaccgaggtaagtaaacatgtgatttaatgcattattttgacattatttgatatatgttgagatttatttgaacatagaataaatatttgataaaaattctaaaaatgtggttaagttgggaaaggtggtaaagtgttgaaaatatggGTTctggttgaacactcggaataagccggagtacattgaatataaagggggttgctaagtgctgattcccccaaggggttgctaagtgctgattccccgaatcattggtggttgctaagtgctgattccccgaatcattggtggttgctaagtgttgattccaccgtattttaaatgtgaagggggttgttaagtgctgattcccccaaggggttgctaagtgctgattccccgaatcattggtggttgctaagtgctgattccaccgtattttaaatgtgaagggggttgctaagtgctgattcccccaaggggttgctaagtgctgattccccgaatcattggtggttgctaagtgctgattccaccatatctttgaatgtgaaaggggttgctaagtcgattcccgaatcactggtggttgctaagtgctgaatccaccgataacggttgatattccgagtgttcaacgaggaaattggaaaggtgaatatttatatatggtggaaaagtttatgggaggaatagtgggtttgatacttaatcaacccatgtataagatgggaggaagtatcaaaaactacaaaagagcaaattaaatataaaactgttttgaacaacaacagttgggcaactttgaaaaatcaccataaatggtgaaaaatgaattggaggttgaataatatatgaaattaaatctgagtgagtctattttcatatgaaagaaacagagcaaacaaaagagttgtatattttgggatatttgaatttatttgagacaaggctggattgatttcgaaatcccctgttccaactttggaaaatcaccaaaaattgtaaaaaaataattatggcctgAAATTTATATGCCTGGATtacttattgagtctatttttaatagaaacaaatgagaccattttttgaattttgtacagagagttaagtaaattttagtaaagggAGGTTAGAACCGtcgggcagtgaaacaggggaaagtttaaagaataaactgtactaattggctaaaccaaaaattctgaaaattttatggtggaaaggtacatgagtctagttttgggaaaaatttacggaacttaatttggagtccTGTAactttgaaatttatgtgtgattaaaattatgttgcTATGAAATCATGtgggaaatttatttatttgtcatatgtttacttactaagctatatgcttactcatttttattttcccttgattatagtgacatcagCTCGGAACTTGGACGACGTCAgataatcatccacactatcattaactttttgggtattttgcaattAATATTTTGGAAACATGGaatgtatagatgactttatgtaatgtggtataaatatgtatatattcagtattgttcggtttaatatgttggtgtttattaatggataaattatgtctgaacatataactgtaattggttggaaatattgaagttgtttgaaattgtctttgaaaatttgcaggggttttatggaaaaataagcgaaatctttgaaattttataaaaaaattataagtgtttgagttctagtaatacctcatactctgtttcgGCAAagaacacgggtaaggggtgttacacttgagACAACATTAATTGAACacaattaattaacataaactgaccatattaatacaaaattacCACTAAATAATGcacttattaatttaaatacaaaatcctAACATAAGCAGTCAACATGTTGACAACATGTTGTCCATTACATCACTAggtaattgtaacaccctatacctggcCTGGTCGCCGAGCTCGAGTAATAGGACACTAAACCACCGTCACATATCACTTACATTATAAATTGTCTCATTAGCAAGCAAACGACATTTATTCTAccatttattagaattttaagtCAAGTATATCCTAATAATCATATCAGCATGCTAAACATACATAAGACGAACTTATAACAAGAATTAACTGTGTTTTTAAACCGTTGAgcaaaaattttgaagaaatcaCGTAGGTACCAATACTGAATCAAAGATATCGATAATTCTCCTAGATGGTACCGATACCACCTagaaaatcaataccaaattagCATTATGTTTCTCGTCTAAAATCAAAACCCAAGAAAATATCGATATATTTCAAAAAGTATCAATTTTATTACCCAAGAAAATATCGGTACTTTTCAGTCGATTATCATAAGTttagttacaattttaagtaatttcTCTATTTGAATTATTGTCAGAGTTGACTCGTAGTACCAAATTAGATTTTGGGACACATATGaaggtttttgtttttgttttttttttacattaaaatttgatataaaaaaaagttaagaaGAGAGGAAGAGCGGGAATTTAAATAACTATACTTAACTAGGCGTGTTCATCAGTTAACcgaacttttaaaaattttaaccattaattgaatcgatttttttttttaaatttaccgaaccGAACTTTTTCAGTTAAttgaccgattaaccgaattaattcggtTCAGTTAGTTAAATCGGTTTTATCTAAAATTTGCACAACCCTATACTTAAGTATAATGAAGTGTATAAGGcttttattactaaattgaccctttaagttatattctaatttttatattgatcTTTAAAGTTTGTTTTTATCAAAAGTAGTCCtcaaactattaattttatctcaattaactttgaaaatgatattaacCAATAAGAATAAGGCAAGTGCTACATTCTTGTTGGATGTTGTACTGTTTTTAGGTAAAAGAGACAAAATAATAGTTTAGGACTACTTTTGAGCCCAAAAACTTAAGAACCAATATGAAATTGGGGTATAGTTTACGGGCCAATTTACCAATAATTCCTAAATATAAAGATATGTACATACTCACTTATTATATTGTCATggttttaatttacttatttttgtaatttggcCCTAAACTGGTTAACAAACATCAActtagttttctttaaaaaaatatcaattcagTTTTTTggtacatgatatatatattatatatattatactataGATGATATAGATTTAAGTATATATCTTTTGCTTTATTAGAAAATTGGTCTCTCAACTATATCTCAATCCCCATTATGGTCCTTGAAGTTTTTTTTCGATGAAAGTGATActtaaactatcaattttatctcattttaccCAAAAAGTATAGATGTTCAATAAAAACTCGTCACATGTCAATTCTTATTggttgatatttttaataaaatttatagtttaggTATACTCTAAAAAACTTTTAAGGACCaaactaataattaaagtataatttagGGATCAATTTGTGAATAATGtatatttcttttatcaaataatattcaatcaggataaaataacatttagtccctaaattttaactttttcacattGGTCCTTGaacttttttagtttatatCAATCTTGGAAGTTGGCAATTTATGATGATATGGTACTATGAAATTGTGCTACATCTTtacctatttaaatttttataattgttaataaattgtaatatatatatatattgtattcttttatattttatataattttttaacttttcaggtgACCAAATCACTCATCGggattaaatttagaaaaatacttaaattcaGGACTAATGTGGACCaagaaataattcaaaaactaaattgGAAAGGTTGACAAATTTGAGGATTAAATGTTGGTTTATCCCcattttatcaaacaaatactaaaaataaaaaataaaagatcgaagtaaattaaattatgaaaagaataTAGAGCATAAGCCCTTACTCCGTTTCTGTGCAATTCTAAAACCCTAACTGAACCCcatttcttttccctttctccAAACCCTTTACTGTTAGAAacaacatattttcaaaaacgAAAATATGATGAACACCGTCTTCAAACGCACAACTTCCTTAGCCTCCAGGCGGATCCTCGCCGCCTCTGCTCAAACTCTCCTTCATCACttccactctactgcaacagTTGCAGCAGCCGCCAGAGATGCTGAGACTTGCTTTATTAACAGATTCAAACCCTTCCCTGGCTTTCCAGCGTCTGCAGCGAAGGGATTTCACGCCAAATCAGGGCCGTTGTATTTCAGGGCATCGACGAGCTTACAGGCAGAGTATGCCGTCGAGGATTATGTCGAAGAGAAGGGAAGTGAAGCACTTGAGATCTCTAATCTGGGGATTGCTCCCGAAATTGTTTCTGCTTTGAAGAATAGGGGCATCACCAAATTATTTCCAATCCAGgtatatacgtgtatatatatattgttaggCTCTTTGCTTTTAATGATATATATTGGAAAATAAGATGTAAAATTTCCCTTTATTTTTGACTGTAGAGGGCGGTGTTGGAACCAGCAATGCAAGGAAGGGACATGATTGGAAGGGCAAAGACAGGGACAGGCAAAACGCTTGCCTTCGGGATCCCTATCATGGACAAAATCATTCGATACAATGCTAAACATGggtttgttgaatttttttcccttttatctTACTTAAGTTTACCGATGCTTTTGCTACTTGCTTTATTTCAATTCCTAAATggaaaggtaaaaaaaaaaatgcatgtttttgggtttattatgAATAATTAAGCTATCTCaatttgttttatgtcttatctatttttttcatttttaactaaattataataaaatgataatgatgctactttaattttgcttttttaACGTTTacttttagaaacttttaaCAACTAATATAACAAGTGAACAACCAAAGAGACCATAttggtttatattttgattcttttttgtGCATGTGAAAGATAAACTGTTGTATGGGTAATCTTTGTCATCATTTTTAATCAAGAAGACATGTTTGTGTGAATATGTAGCCGTGGTAGAAACCCTATGTGCTTGGTTTTGGCACCAACAAGGGAACTTGCTAAACAAGTTGAGAAGGAATTTCATGAGTCTGCTCCCAACTTGGATACAATATGTGTTTATGGTGGTACTCCAATTTCTCGTCAAATGAGGCAGCTTGATTATGGTGTTGATGTAGCTGTTGGTACACCAGGTCGCATTATTGATCTGCTTAAGAGAGGTGCTCTTAACTTATCAGAGGTTCAATTTCTTGTTCTTGATGAAGCTGATCAGATGCTTCAAGTTGGATTTGCTGAAGATGTTGAAACCATACTGGAGAGGCTGCCTGCAAATCGTCAAAGTATGATGTTTTCAGCAACCATGCCTAATTGGATTAGAAGCCTTACCCAAAAGCACTTAAAAAACCCATTAACGATTGATCTGGTTAGCCTGCCTATCTTCTTTTTCCAATCTGCtatgttatgttatgatttCTGGCTTACAGTTATTGGTTCAtccttgtttttgttttctgcaaattatttaatgttgcatTGATGCTGGTTACATATGGAAAAGATTTCACAGAACTAAAAATGAATGCTTAGTATGATGAAAGTTTTACCGTCATAATCCATATTCCTGTGAACACCACTTATTTCTTGTGGCTTATGTGCACCTTTAGGTTGGagaaaatgatcaaaagttGGCAGAAGGAATTTCCTTGTATTCGATTGCAGCAGATATGCGTGGGAAAGCAGGAATTCTTGGTCCACTAATAACAGTAAGGGTCATGCCCTTATGGTTTGTTTGTTTTCCTGCTtggcatttttattttttgttcttttcattttaatttcagttCTGTACACATTTCAAATgtcttacattttttttttctcaataatTATTGCTTTCATTGTCAAATTCTTTTTTAGGAGCATGCGAAAGGAGGAAAGTGTATTGTTTTCACTCAAACAAAGCGTGATGCAGATCGGTTGGCATATGCCATGGCAAGAAACTTTAAATGTGAGGCTTTGCATGGTGATATATCTCAAAGCCAGAGGGAAAGAACTCTCTCAGGATTCCGAGATGggcattttaatattttagttgcTACTGATGTTGCTGCTCGTGGCCTTGATATACCTAGTGTTGACCTGGTAAGGTTTGCATATTATTCTCTGGGTTTTGTTGGAAATTAATGTTTTCTTAtggatgtttattttttattttcgacTTGTGATGCCAGACTTGTCTTGTTAGATATTTTATTAGTCATGTTACCACTTTAAGGAAAACCTACTTCTTATAGGTCTGTTCAATGTGACGTCCTAGAAGAATCTGTATGACTTGTGTGTGAATTTCCTAACACTGGTGCAAAAGTTTATCTTACGGTTCATTTTTGTAGGTTTCAATATTCTGCTTTTTCTATTTCCAATTAATTGGTTGCCTATTACTTAGGCCACTTTTGGAGTAGTGGGCATAGTTTCTAATTGTTAAAACAATAGAAACTGTGCAGGCATCGTTAGAAAATTCtgcatgttgaaataggaattTATGGAAGAAAAAAATCGTACTGTAAATTTTTGCTGAACTCCTAATTGCTACTGATGAATTTTCTCAGGCATTTGGGAACCTGTCATTATTTTATAGTGCATGTGTTTGTATATGGTAGCATTGTTTTGAAGAAAGTTTCTGCATGAGTTGATATCGTGAATTAAAAAATTGCGGCAAATTGATACTTTTGTTCCCTCTTCAATTCTTCTGTTCAGTATCTAAGCCTACATTTTCTCATAGGCTTATAGAATTCAAATCCTTGATGTTCAGTAGTTAATATGGTGATTGTTCTGAGCTCTTTCCAAAGCCAGTAACTTGTTCTCCTTACTCTAGTTTTGTATGTTCTGTGATTGATCTTGTATTCTTAAATAGGTAATACATTATGAGCTTCCAAATACGTCTGAAACTTTTGTCCATCGAACTGGCCGAACTGGTCGTGCTGGAAGGAAAGGAAGTGCAATTCTTATCTATACTCAGGACCAGAGTAGGGCTGTTAAGGTTATCGAGCGAGAAGTAGGCTGTAGATTTTCTGAGGTAATATCCTGTATCCCTTTGATGTTCATGcttgtttttcctttccttttccctttctttttcagGGATCTTTAACAACTTTGATACTACTATATTGAGGATTTTGAGCATTAATAATAGGGATgtcaaagaaaattttaaaagctaaagTGAAGGATTTTGAAATGGGGCTAGCAAAAGTCTAAAGTTTTGACATTGATGCTCTTTTAGCCTTTTGGAGCTGGAGCTGGCAAAAACATTAAAGCTATTTCAGCCTTTTATCTTATGAAatcaaaactaattttttagCCCTGTTTTCATCTGGTTTGATTATCAGCCATTACTGGTCGTTAATAATATTCTTTGAGCCAAAGACCTAACTGGTTGTAGGTCAAACTGGCCTGTTTTGATTTGTAAAGCACTTCTTGAcaatttcatgctaaatttcTAACCCTAAGTCCTAACTCTTTAGTAGTTAAGCTTCAAATAATGTTTCTACATGTCATTTTTCTATTCAGATCTGAAAATTCCAATGTAATTAAAGTGTGTGGTGTGAGATTGTCAGCCTTTGTTCCTATGGAAATGTAATGAGTGCCTATTATTGGTTCAGGTGATTTATTGTCTCTTCTTGAACTTTGTGagatttaaaaatcatttcctAAGCTagaaatttaactaaatttaacatGCAACTATAAGATCCCATTAACCAGACCCTTGTTTCTTTACACCAATGAGACCCACTATTCTccatttgaaaaacaaatttaaagaattataaaatagtatCATACAGTCCAGGAATATTAAGAATGGTGTCATTTCGATTTTGCATGTAAGATTTTATAACATGAGGTACGGAAAGATGGGGGGAAAAGACAAGAACTACTATTATAACACACAAAAATATCTAATTCAAATCATTAAACCAAAGTTATGCATAAATGAATAATTGTACTTGAAAGATATACATGAAGTTTTACATTGATTGCTATGTTATTGTATGTTCTCATGGATAGAACTTATAGACTGATTACTCTTTAACTTGTTGTAGCTTCCTAGGATTGAAGTTGATGGTGGGAGCACTGGCATGTTTAATGATATTGGTGCTGGTGGTCGATTTGGAGGTCCACGAGATCGTGGATATGGTGATATGGGTTTTGGTCGTTCTGGTCGGCAAGCGGAATATGGATTTGGCCGTTCTGGAGGCAATAGGGGTACTGGATTTGGTCGTAGTGGCAGTCAGTTTTCTGATGAGATGGGTGGTTATGGAGGTCGTTTTGGTTCTAATAACCGGTCTGGAAATTTTGGTGGTTCTGCATCCAGTCGTTCTAGTGGCTTTGGTAGTTTTGGTTCTAGACGTACCAGTGGATTTGGGGACTTCGGTTCAGGTAATCCAGGTGGATTTAATGACAATCGTTCTGGTCAAACTGCTGGTGGCTTTGGCGGCTTTGGTTCTGGTGGATTTGGTGACAAGCATTCACGCCAAAGTAGTGCGAGCAATGGTGATTCTCGATCTAGTCGATTTAGCCGCTTTGGGGTCTCCGATGTTGATACCGATCAGAGCACTGGAGGAACACCCTTCTAAATTCTTTGAGGTAAGCACGATATGGCAAACACCACTAGGAGCTCTccctctctttttcttgttaCCTTTTGCTACCAATTTGAAATAAACATTTCTTTTGCAAATcttgattcattttcatttttgcaaGATTGCCTGGTGCTACCTAGTTCTCTATGCATTCTTAATGCTTATTGTCTTCCCTTGGGTTTGTGTGGAATTAGTTTTCTCTGGTAAAGCCTTCAAAATTGTAGTGGATTGGATTTAATGCAAATATAATAGAGATaccatttttctttattct
The sequence above is a segment of the Gossypium raimondii isolate GPD5lz chromosome 4, ASM2569854v1, whole genome shotgun sequence genome. Coding sequences within it:
- the LOC105780093 gene encoding DEAD-box ATP-dependent RNA helicase 53, mitochondrial, encoding MMNTVFKRTTSLASRRILAASAQTLLHHFHSTATVAAAARDAETCFINRFKPFPGFPASAAKGFHAKSGPLYFRASTSLQAEYAVEDYVEEKGSEALEISNLGIAPEIVSALKNRGITKLFPIQRAVLEPAMQGRDMIGRAKTGTGKTLAFGIPIMDKIIRYNAKHGRGRNPMCLVLAPTRELAKQVEKEFHESAPNLDTICVYGGTPISRQMRQLDYGVDVAVGTPGRIIDLLKRGALNLSEVQFLVLDEADQMLQVGFAEDVETILERLPANRQSMMFSATMPNWIRSLTQKHLKNPLTIDLVGENDQKLAEGISLYSIAADMRGKAGILGPLITEHAKGGKCIVFTQTKRDADRLAYAMARNFKCEALHGDISQSQRERTLSGFRDGHFNILVATDVAARGLDIPSVDLVIHYELPNTSETFVHRTGRTGRAGRKGSAILIYTQDQSRAVKVIEREVGCRFSELPRIEVDGGSTGMFNDIGAGGRFGGPRDRGYGDMGFGRSGRQAEYGFGRSGGNRGTGFGRSGSQFSDEMGGYGGRFGSNNRSGNFGGSASSRSSGFGSFGSRRTSGFGDFGSGNPGGFNDNRSGQTAGGFGGFGSGGFGDKHSRQSSASNGDSRSSRFSRFGVSDVDTDQSTGGTPF